A section of the Chryseobacterium ginsenosidimutans genome encodes:
- a CDS encoding 2OG-Fe(II) oxygenase, which translates to MKQFLNTHNQDLSKFAEDNSSKYKNAAPFPSISFDNFFNPEFLDEVLKEFPDLSTQDAINFNDPLQKKFAGKGEKSFGPKTRELMYFLNSEPFLNFVNKLTGIEEVLYGDPYFSGGGLHEIKKGGLLKVHADFNKNPINGLDRRVNILVYLNKDWNEEYGGHFELWNDDLTKCETKIAPTFNTLAIFSTTSNSYHGHPDPLNCPEDRSRKSLALYYYSNGRPESEAIAFKESHNTLFVQRKDSAEDTNAWTEKKESQQQPIKNSLLKKVYYKIFG; encoded by the coding sequence ATGAAACAATTTCTAAACACCCACAATCAAGACTTATCAAAATTTGCTGAAGATAATTCTTCAAAATATAAAAACGCTGCTCCCTTTCCAAGCATCTCATTTGATAATTTTTTCAATCCTGAATTTTTAGATGAAGTTCTGAAAGAATTCCCGGATCTGTCCACACAGGATGCAATTAATTTTAATGATCCTCTTCAAAAAAAATTTGCTGGTAAAGGAGAAAAATCCTTTGGCCCAAAAACCAGAGAACTAATGTATTTCTTAAATTCAGAGCCTTTTCTAAATTTTGTAAATAAACTTACCGGCATTGAAGAAGTACTCTATGGGGATCCTTATTTTTCAGGGGGGGGACTTCATGAAATAAAAAAAGGAGGGCTTTTAAAAGTTCATGCAGATTTTAATAAAAATCCTATCAATGGATTAGACAGAAGAGTTAATATTTTAGTTTATTTAAATAAAGATTGGAATGAAGAATACGGTGGCCATTTTGAATTATGGAATGATGATTTAACGAAATGCGAAACCAAAATAGCCCCAACCTTTAACACATTAGCAATATTTTCCACGACGTCAAATTCATATCACGGTCATCCTGATCCATTGAATTGCCCTGAAGACAGAAGCAGAAAATCTCTAGCATTATATTATTATTCAAACGGAAGACCAGAATCTGAAGCAATTGCTTTTAAAGAAAGTCACAATACACTTTTTGTACAAAGAAAAGACTCTGCTGAAGATACAAATGCATGGACTGAGAAAAAAGAAAGCCAACAACAACCTATAAAAAATTCTTTGTTAAAAAAAGTATACTATAAAATTTTTGGATAA
- a CDS encoding glycosyltransferase family 4 protein produces the protein MSETKKILVISHEASLSGAPILVLSLLKKLRQQRKNYSVDVLLLRPGQLYEDFAKLSDNKILVANYFNQSLSFVNRNFKKFQNAFFPKQETKEEQIEKITGKLLQNNYDLVYANTAETLVWTIPFYKKNIPTIVAIHELTFGIESAYSKDFIIENISNVSMVIAGSNAVADNLINRYNADPKKVKAIHSFVDEKLEIQKNKEQIKNELSIPESDIILGIASSQELRKGTDLVPLLVKKIADRTNIHFKFINLGGSSKIGPVKCSKIDAEKLGVEDKIIYIDHNKFPNDYINIFDIFLLLSREDPFPLVMLTAAKLQKPIVAFEQSGGAVEFLENDHGILAPYLDLDVMADEIVKLLQDKTLRENYGTKIQHRLEQEYSEDKLTSQIFNLIDELV, from the coding sequence ATGAGTGAAACAAAAAAAATATTAGTTATTTCCCACGAAGCATCTTTATCAGGTGCTCCGATTCTCGTTTTAAGTTTATTGAAAAAGCTTAGGCAACAAAGAAAAAATTATAGCGTAGATGTCCTATTACTAAGACCGGGTCAATTGTACGAAGATTTCGCAAAACTTTCTGACAATAAAATTCTTGTAGCCAATTACTTCAACCAATCTTTATCTTTTGTAAACAGGAATTTCAAAAAATTTCAGAATGCTTTTTTTCCAAAACAGGAAACCAAAGAAGAGCAGATTGAAAAAATAACAGGCAAACTTCTGCAAAACAATTATGATCTTGTGTATGCGAATACCGCTGAAACATTGGTTTGGACAATCCCATTTTACAAGAAAAATATTCCTACGATCGTAGCAATTCATGAGCTTACTTTTGGAATAGAAAGTGCTTATTCAAAAGATTTTATTATAGAAAATATCTCCAATGTTTCTATGGTTATTGCAGGTTCAAATGCTGTGGCAGACAATCTCATCAACCGATACAATGCAGATCCTAAAAAAGTAAAGGCAATTCACTCTTTCGTAGACGAAAAGCTGGAAATTCAAAAAAATAAAGAACAAATAAAAAATGAATTAAGTATTCCTGAATCCGATATCATACTTGGTATTGCAAGTTCTCAGGAATTAAGAAAGGGAACTGATCTTGTTCCTCTTCTTGTAAAAAAGATTGCAGACAGAACGAATATTCATTTTAAGTTTATCAACCTTGGAGGTTCCTCAAAGATTGGCCCGGTAAAATGTTCTAAAATTGATGCTGAAAAGCTTGGTGTTGAAGACAAGATAATATATATAGATCACAATAAATTCCCGAACGATTATATTAATATTTTTGACATTTTTCTTTTGCTTTCAAGAGAAGATCCTTTTCCATTGGTAATGCTTACCGCGGCAAAACTTCAAAAACCTATTGTTGCATTTGAGCAAAGTGGCGGTGCCGTAGAATTTCTGGAAAACGATCATGGTATTCTTGCACCGTATCTTGATCTTGATGTGATGGCAGATGAAATTGTAAAACTTCTCCAAGACAAAACCCTAAGAGAAAATTATGGCACAAAAATTCAGCACAGACTGGAACAAGAATATTCCGAAGACAAACTAACTTCACAGATTTTTAATCTAATTGATGAATTAGTATAA
- a CDS encoding glycosyltransferase: protein MISIVISSYQEHYYNQLVKNIDETIGSCQYEIIQIWNPALMSITKAYNLGAAKAKYENILFIHEDLIFKTQNWGEKLISYLEKPHVGIIGVSGSSYVPTAPSSWTVSEEYQQTNILESTKENPNPRHTNTMQNNMNKVYGVDGVFLALKKENYLTYKFNEELKGFHGYDLDISLRASKTLQNYTVDDILIEHFSMGKLNKIWFDTNITIREKLGASFHKKNSETEKKAFLSFLNRYFQYYPINTKNILFTLKFYPYKFLNINGHSVILKKYFNYLRYSFDINKKIES from the coding sequence ATGATTTCAATAGTAATTTCATCATACCAAGAACATTATTACAATCAGCTTGTCAAAAACATTGATGAGACTATTGGTTCATGTCAATATGAAATAATACAAATCTGGAATCCAGCACTTATGAGTATTACCAAGGCGTATAATCTAGGTGCAGCTAAAGCAAAATATGAAAATATTCTGTTTATTCATGAGGATCTTATTTTTAAAACTCAAAATTGGGGAGAAAAATTGATTTCATATCTTGAAAAACCACATGTTGGAATTATAGGAGTTTCCGGTTCTTCATATGTGCCTACTGCTCCTTCGAGTTGGACTGTATCAGAAGAATATCAACAAACCAATATTCTTGAAAGTACTAAAGAAAACCCCAATCCAAGGCATACAAATACAATGCAGAATAACATGAATAAAGTGTATGGAGTGGATGGAGTTTTTTTGGCTTTAAAAAAAGAAAATTATTTAACTTATAAATTTAATGAAGAACTAAAAGGCTTTCATGGCTACGATTTAGATATTAGTTTAAGAGCATCAAAAACACTACAGAATTACACCGTTGATGATATATTAATTGAGCATTTTTCTATGGGAAAGCTAAATAAGATCTGGTTTGACACTAATATTACTATCCGAGAAAAATTAGGAGCTTCATTTCACAAAAAAAATTCAGAGACTGAAAAAAAAGCATTTCTAAGTTTTTTAAACAGATATTTCCAATATTATCCGATAAACACCAAAAACATTTTATTTACATTGAAATTTTATCCTTATAAATTCCTTAATATAAATGGACATTCCGTAATTTTAAAAAAATATTTTAATTATTTAAGGTATTCTTTTGATATAAATAAAAAAATCGAGTCATAA
- a CDS encoding DegT/DnrJ/EryC1/StrS family aminotransferase, with product MIPVTQPFLPPQEEYEKYLDGIWKRNWLTNMGPLASQLEMELKDHLKLQHLLFVTNGTVAIQMAIKALEISGEVITTPFSFIATTSSIVWEGCTPVFVDIDDKTLCIDPKKIEQAITEKTSAILATHVYGNPCDVIAIEDIAKKYNLKVIYDAAHAFGVEVNGKSIFEYGDISTCSLHATKLYHTIEGGLLITKDPELLKKLAYIRNFGISGFDSFSELGLNGKNSEFHAAMGLVNLKYISKIHEKRKALAELYDQKLKNLKAVKLLWHSKANDNHSYYPIVLESEELLLKLKKEMDKQEIFTRRYFYPSLASALPYLPKLELPVTEDIAKRVLCLPLYYDLTFEEVELICRIMLRIQNN from the coding sequence ATGATTCCCGTAACACAACCCTTTCTTCCGCCCCAGGAGGAATACGAAAAATATTTAGACGGCATCTGGAAAAGAAACTGGCTTACCAATATGGGGCCTTTAGCCAGTCAGCTTGAAATGGAACTTAAAGACCACCTGAAACTCCAGCATTTACTTTTCGTCACCAACGGAACTGTTGCTATTCAAATGGCAATAAAAGCATTAGAGATTTCAGGAGAGGTAATTACTACACCGTTTTCCTTTATTGCAACTACAAGCTCAATTGTATGGGAAGGATGTACTCCCGTCTTTGTAGATATTGATGATAAAACTCTGTGTATAGATCCAAAAAAAATTGAGCAGGCAATAACAGAAAAAACCAGTGCAATTTTAGCTACCCATGTATACGGAAACCCTTGTGATGTAATTGCGATAGAAGATATTGCTAAGAAATATAATCTTAAAGTAATTTATGATGCAGCCCATGCATTTGGTGTAGAAGTTAACGGAAAGTCTATTTTTGAATATGGTGACATTTCTACTTGTTCTCTGCACGCTACCAAACTTTATCATACGATTGAAGGAGGTTTATTAATAACAAAAGATCCCGAATTATTAAAAAAGCTTGCCTATATCAGAAATTTTGGCATTTCAGGTTTCGATTCATTTTCAGAATTGGGGCTTAATGGTAAAAACTCGGAATTTCATGCTGCAATGGGGCTTGTTAATCTTAAATATATTTCTAAAATACACGAAAAAAGAAAAGCTCTTGCCGAACTTTATGATCAAAAACTAAAAAATTTAAAGGCTGTAAAACTGCTTTGGCATTCTAAAGCTAATGATAATCACTCTTATTATCCTATTGTTTTAGAGAGTGAAGAATTATTGTTGAAATTAAAAAAGGAAATGGATAAACAGGAAATTTTTACAAGAAGATATTTTTATCCCAGTCTTGCTTCTGCACTACCCTATTTACCGAAATTAGAATTACCTGTTACTGAAGATATTGCAAAAAGGGTGTTGTGTTTGCCCTTATACTATGATTTAACCTTTGAAGAGGTAGAATTGATTTGCAGAATAATGTTGAGAATTCAAAATAATTAA
- a CDS encoding glycosyltransferase family 2 protein → MNRKITLVIPVYRSAKFLHKTIKAVDDQRKESNWDLEVILVEDGSPDNSFEIVEKLSKEYSYIKGIKLSRNFGHQIAVKTGLHYATGDYIAIIDDDLQDPPSLLPRFFSQLDMGYEVAYGVRKKRKEGKIKKLAYNSFYRLLDSISETKIPLDSGDFCVMTKNVKDKMLTLNEQNPYLRGIRAWVGFKQIGLEYERSGRIEGESGYSLKKLIKIAKDGIFSFSSLPLQIISLLGNFGLFISVVFTLFTVIRYFSDEIEVAGYTTIIIMMLFFNSILLISLGIIGEYIYRIYNEVRNRPYTIIEKTINT, encoded by the coding sequence ATGAACCGAAAAATAACCCTCGTAATCCCTGTATACAGATCAGCTAAATTTCTCCATAAAACCATAAAAGCTGTAGATGATCAAAGAAAAGAATCAAATTGGGACCTGGAAGTAATCTTGGTAGAAGATGGTAGCCCCGATAACAGTTTTGAAATTGTAGAAAAGCTTTCGAAAGAATATTCTTATATCAAAGGAATCAAGCTTTCGAGAAACTTTGGACACCAGATCGCCGTAAAAACAGGTTTGCATTATGCCACCGGAGATTACATTGCCATTATTGATGATGATCTGCAAGATCCGCCTTCTTTATTGCCTCGCTTTTTCAGTCAACTGGACATGGGTTATGAAGTAGCTTATGGAGTTCGTAAAAAAAGAAAGGAAGGCAAAATAAAAAAACTCGCTTATAATAGCTTCTACAGACTTCTTGACAGCATCAGTGAAACAAAAATTCCTTTAGATTCGGGTGATTTTTGTGTTATGACAAAAAATGTTAAAGATAAAATGCTTACTCTTAACGAGCAAAATCCTTATTTAAGAGGAATACGTGCTTGGGTCGGGTTCAAACAAATAGGTCTGGAATATGAAAGAAGCGGACGGATAGAAGGTGAATCGGGATATTCTTTAAAAAAACTGATCAAGATCGCCAAGGACGGAATTTTTTCATTCTCTTCCCTTCCACTTCAGATTATTAGCTTATTAGGAAATTTCGGGTTGTTTATATCGGTTGTTTTTACTCTTTTTACAGTGATCAGATATTTTAGCGACGAAATTGAAGTAGCAGGTTACACCACTATTATCATTATGATGCTTTTCTTCAATTCTATCTTACTGATCAGTTTAGGAATTATCGGTGAATATATTTACCGAATTTACAATGAGGTGAGAAACAGACCCTACACAATTATAGAGAAAACTATTAATACATAA
- a CDS encoding acetyltransferase produces the protein MLIIGAKGFAKEVLEVCHQNNELENLAFYDDVNNDVQKLLYDKFPIITSLEEAKNYLKNTDNRFNIGIGNPNLRKILYNKFSQIGGVFVSTIASTAVIGHYSNIIGSGSNIMQNVVITNDIVIGRGVIINQVSSIGHDVIIGDFVEICPNVSISGNCTIGENTFIGTNAVVLPKITIGKNAIIGAGSVVTKDIPDNCTAIGIPAKVIKQN, from the coding sequence ATGCTAATAATCGGAGCAAAAGGATTTGCAAAAGAAGTGTTGGAGGTTTGTCATCAAAACAATGAACTTGAAAATTTAGCATTTTATGATGATGTAAATAATGATGTACAGAAATTACTTTATGATAAATTTCCTATTATAACATCTCTGGAAGAAGCTAAAAACTATCTTAAGAACACTGACAACCGTTTTAACATAGGAATAGGAAATCCTAATCTAAGAAAAATCTTGTATAATAAATTTTCTCAGATTGGAGGAGTATTTGTTTCTACTATTGCTTCTACAGCAGTTATTGGACACTATTCAAACATTATCGGATCGGGTAGTAATATTATGCAAAACGTGGTCATAACAAACGATATAGTTATTGGAAGGGGCGTAATTATCAATCAGGTTTCATCAATTGGACATGATGTAATCATCGGGGATTTTGTGGAGATTTGTCCCAATGTATCTATTTCCGGTAATTGCACTATTGGTGAAAACACATTTATCGGAACAAATGCCGTTGTATTACCTAAGATAACCATAGGGAAAAATGCTATTATAGGAGCCGGCAGTGTCGTAACAAAAGACATTCCTGATAATTGTACAGCAATTGGTATTCCTGCAAAGGTCATAAAACAAAATTAG
- a CDS encoding glycosyltransferase family 2 protein, which produces MPKIYFIIVTYNAMKWAEKCFVSLRKSSVPVHCIVVDNCSTDGTQEYIKNNFPEVDFIQSEENLGFGKANNVGIEKAYKEGGDFFYLMNQDAWIYPDSLEKLLEVYNNYPNKTEIGIISPMHLDGTEKKLDIFLDKYISYNCDKTRLISDLYFQTLKPYYELDFINAAHWLLPKETIDIVGGFNPYFFHYGEDNEYVNRLQYHKKKTIIVPGSKVVHDGKQLLDKVDYKKYKNLSTETKIINPNLRDSLRSEKKALLQSMIKNFILGNFKTSQQLFKKYRNISAEAHIFNEIRAKVTKQGTTFLKI; this is translated from the coding sequence ATGCCGAAGATTTATTTTATCATCGTCACCTATAATGCCATGAAATGGGCAGAAAAATGCTTTGTAAGTTTAAGGAAGTCTTCTGTTCCTGTTCACTGTATTGTTGTTGATAATTGTTCCACAGACGGTACTCAGGAATACATAAAAAACAATTTTCCGGAAGTAGATTTTATTCAGTCTGAAGAAAATTTAGGTTTTGGGAAAGCCAACAATGTTGGAATAGAAAAAGCATATAAAGAAGGTGGAGATTTCTTTTATTTAATGAATCAGGATGCGTGGATTTATCCGGACAGTCTTGAAAAACTACTGGAAGTTTACAATAATTATCCCAATAAGACAGAAATTGGCATCATAAGCCCGATGCATCTTGACGGAACAGAAAAAAAATTGGACATCTTCTTAGACAAATATATTTCTTATAACTGCGATAAAACCAGATTGATTTCAGATCTGTATTTCCAGACACTGAAACCTTATTATGAGTTGGATTTTATCAATGCTGCACATTGGCTTCTGCCTAAAGAAACGATAGATATTGTCGGTGGCTTCAACCCGTATTTCTTTCATTATGGTGAAGATAATGAATATGTCAACAGACTTCAATATCATAAGAAAAAAACAATTATTGTTCCCGGAAGTAAAGTTGTACACGATGGCAAACAGCTTTTAGACAAGGTAGATTATAAAAAATACAAAAATCTCAGTACTGAAACTAAAATTATAAATCCTAATCTTCGTGATTCGTTAAGGTCAGAAAAAAAAGCTTTGCTTCAAAGTATGATTAAAAATTTTATTTTAGGAAATTTTAAGACTTCCCAACAATTATTCAAAAAATATAGAAATATTTCAGCGGAAGCACACATTTTTAATGAAATAAGAGCCAAAGTAACTAAACAGGGTACTACCTTTTTAAAAATATAA
- a CDS encoding glycosyltransferase family 2 protein: protein MNQPLLSVVMITYNHEDYIEEAINGVLLQDYDGKIELILANDNSPDNTDVIIQKVLQNHTGSQNIEIKYTKHQQNKGMMPNFLWALQQAQGDYIALCDGDDYWTDPLKIQKQVDFLEKNPEYSFTFHKVSGIGSENAENSIFKNIEEEKDYTLENLSEGNFIHTPSVVFRKNVNKLPDWLSFCPIGDYPLHMINSTFGKIKYFPETMAVYRVGSGIWSTTNLVHQVLNIIYTLKFLLEYFKNNKVVYHNLKKQHDNHYNSIVKNFEAKRSLELKTKDYRYLESITDFGSILKILKMKILKKVFPSK, encoded by the coding sequence ATGAACCAACCATTATTAAGTGTGGTGATGATTACTTATAATCACGAAGATTACATAGAAGAAGCCATTAATGGGGTTCTTCTGCAGGATTATGACGGTAAAATTGAACTTATTCTTGCCAATGATAATTCTCCTGACAATACAGATGTCATTATTCAAAAAGTATTACAAAACCATACTGGCAGTCAAAATATTGAAATAAAATACACAAAGCATCAGCAGAACAAAGGAATGATGCCCAATTTTCTTTGGGCACTTCAACAAGCTCAAGGCGATTATATTGCACTTTGTGATGGTGATGACTATTGGACGGATCCTTTAAAGATTCAAAAACAGGTAGACTTTTTAGAAAAAAATCCCGAATACAGTTTTACTTTTCATAAAGTAAGTGGAATTGGTTCTGAAAATGCCGAAAATTCTATTTTTAAAAATATTGAAGAAGAGAAAGACTATACTTTAGAAAACTTATCTGAAGGAAACTTTATACATACTCCGTCAGTTGTTTTCAGAAAAAATGTGAACAAATTACCTGACTGGTTAAGCTTTTGCCCAATTGGAGATTACCCTTTACATATGATTAACTCTACTTTTGGTAAAATAAAATATTTTCCTGAGACGATGGCAGTTTATAGGGTCGGAAGTGGCATTTGGAGTACAACTAATTTAGTTCATCAAGTCTTAAACATCATTTACACATTAAAATTTTTATTAGAATATTTTAAAAACAATAAAGTTGTCTATCACAATCTTAAAAAACAACATGACAATCATTACAATTCTATAGTTAAAAATTTTGAAGCGAAAAGATCTTTAGAATTAAAAACAAAAGATTACAGATATCTTGAAAGCATTACTGATTTTGGAAGTATTTTGAAAATTCTCAAAATGAAAATTCTTAAAAAAGTCTTCCCTTCGAAATAG